A genomic segment from Klebsiella africana encodes:
- the zapE gene encoding cell division protein ZapE — MLKDGCAPSGSGSSEATADFYFSHVMAEQAARARLTLDDDQLSLIARLDALGQQLMSASGTPQGLYVWGRTGRGKSFILDHFFASLPLAARRRVHFHHFFRELHQRLNAPGAPGLQTVMRQMTSGCRLLCFDEFHLHDPGDAMLIKALLEHLFQRGIVLLATSNYPPEMLLPNPLYHDRFLPSIALIRAHLTVVALNGEEDYRERHLSQDNAFCSGRRWVNPSVQQRQLYDLPSLPGEPISLEVGYRTLQAVAASPDLLHFTFTQLCQAATAVMDYLTLCENYAVWLLDEVPPLSTVGPAAQQRFINVIDVLYEKQIRLLLVTRCDLQTLVAGVELEDIQRTRSRLQQLPLAV; from the coding sequence ATGTTAAAAGATGGATGTGCGCCGTCGGGGTCTGGCTCGTCCGAGGCGACGGCCGATTTTTATTTTAGCCACGTGATGGCCGAACAGGCGGCGCGGGCGCGCCTGACGCTGGACGACGATCAGCTGTCGCTTATCGCCCGCCTTGACGCCCTGGGCCAGCAGCTGATGTCCGCGTCCGGCACGCCGCAGGGGCTGTACGTCTGGGGACGTACCGGGCGAGGGAAAAGCTTTATCCTCGACCACTTTTTCGCCAGCCTGCCGCTCGCCGCCAGGCGGCGGGTTCATTTTCATCACTTCTTCCGCGAACTGCACCAGCGGCTGAATGCCCCTGGGGCGCCCGGCCTGCAGACGGTGATGAGGCAGATGACCTCCGGATGCCGCCTGCTATGCTTTGACGAATTTCATCTGCACGACCCCGGCGATGCCATGCTGATCAAAGCCTTGCTGGAACACCTCTTTCAACGCGGTATCGTGTTGCTGGCCACCTCAAACTATCCGCCGGAGATGCTGCTGCCCAACCCGCTGTATCACGATCGCTTTTTACCGTCGATCGCGCTGATCCGCGCCCATCTAACGGTGGTGGCGCTGAACGGCGAGGAGGATTATCGCGAGCGGCATCTGAGCCAGGATAACGCCTTCTGTAGCGGGCGGCGGTGGGTGAACCCAAGCGTGCAACAGCGCCAGCTGTACGATCTACCGTCGCTGCCTGGCGAACCCATCTCGCTGGAGGTTGGTTACCGCACCCTCCAGGCGGTCGCGGCGTCACCTGACTTGCTGCACTTCACCTTTACCCAGCTCTGTCAGGCCGCCACGGCGGTGATGGACTATCTGACGCTCTGCGAAAACTATGCCGTCTGGTTACTGGATGAGGTGCCGCCGTTGTCTACGGTGGGGCCGGCGGCCCAGCAGCGCTTTATCAACGTGATTGATGTGCTGTATGAAAAGCAGATCCGCCTGCTGCTGGTGACCCGCTGCGATCTGCAGACGCTGGTGGCCGGGGTGGAACTAGAGGATATTCAACGAACGCGGAGTCGCCTGCAACAGCTACCGCTGGCGGTGTGA